The Rheinheimera mangrovi genome contains the following window.
ATCCACATACACAGCAGCGGCACCAGAGCGGCTGACTAAGTCACGGATTAAACGCTCGTGGGTTGGGAAATCACCCAAGACCCAGCCACCACCGTGGAAGAACATAAAGGCGGGTAATACACCTTTGCTGCCTGCAGGACGAACCACCACCAGTTTTAATGGTTTGCCATCAATCGTAATGGTTTTTTCACTGACATCAGCGGCTGGTAATTTGGCACCGGCCTGAGCACCAGTTAATACAGCGCGGGCATCTTTAGGCGACAATTGTTCTAAAGGTTTACCACCGCCCTGAGCCAGCGCATTTAAAAAGCCCTGAGTTTGTTGTTCTACCTGTAAATCAAGAGCAGGACCACCAGCGGCAAATGCACTATTGATACCTAAAGCAATGACTGTTAAACCTACAATTTTACGAAATGTGTTCATGTTAATCTCCTCGCCGCAGCGGTTATTGGGAGGCGATAACAGGATGCTTATCCATCTAACTGTTATCGCGATACTTTTATGATTAAAAAAATTCAGTTTCTTGGGGTGAGTGTTGTGCTGTTAGCTAACAATCACTAAACGCACATCAATATTGCCGCGTGTTGCGTTGGAGTAAGGACATACCTGGTGAGCTTTAGTCACTAAGTCCTGTGCTACTTCCAAGCTTACACCTGGCAGACTGATTTGCAGTTCGATATCCAGACCAAAACCACCTGGGATTTGACCAATACCCACTTCAGCTGTAATTTTTGCATCGTTACCAATCAGCACTTTTTGCTGTGATGCGACATATTTAATGGCACCTAAGAAACAAGCTGAGTAACCAGCGGCAAATAACTGCTCAGGGTTAGTGGCTGCACCACCAGCGCCACCTAATTCTTTAGGTGTGCTTAATTTCACATCCAATACGCCGTCTGAAGAGACTGAACGACCGTCACGACCTGAAGTTGAAGTGGCTGTTGCTTTGTAAAGTACTTGCATGATGTATTCCTCTGTTAAGTTTGTTTGTTTGCGATATGTGTTATCGCGATAACTGTGTGATTTAAAAAAATGGGTGAACTCACCCGATTTTACTGCTGTTACTGCCAGTCCTTAGGGACCTAATCTGTACTCTTTTAAAACTCTTCTACGCTCTTTTCTACATTCTTTACTAGGTTCTGTATCCGGTCGTTTTATTGCTGTTGAACCAGCTGTTCGACCCGACTTGTGATTATATTATTGCGATAACTGTTATTTCGCAAGTTTAATTTTTAATTATTTTCGAGAATTTAATTAAGGTTATGATTTTATGTGTTTTTTATTTATATCTTCACCAGAGGAACTGGATTTAGTTGCTGCAAAGAGCTGGTGCTTTTGTTATTTAGCTAATTTAAGCATCGTGACACTGCGTAATTGTTGTTGCAAAAAAGATAATTAGTGGTGCACTATCTGTAATTCATCAATCAAGGAGATCATCGATGAACTTAAAGTTATTAAGCTGCGCCAGTGTATTGTTATGTAGTTTTGTCAGTCTGGCTGAACCAGCCAAGCCCGAAACCGTAGCACTATTTCTGAAAGTCACGGATGCCGCAGCCACACTGGATTATGCTCATGCGCAGTTGGATCAGATGAGCGAGCAAATGGTCCGCTCTCAGGGAGATGCTGCAAAAGACGATCCTTTAGTTCGCAAGCACCTGCAGGAATTAAATCAATTGATCCGAACTGAACTATCCTGGCAACAGTTAGAGCAGCCCATGATCGCTATCTATTCCAGTGTCTTTACCGAAGAGGAATTGCAGGGAATTATCGCCTTTTACCAGTCAGACGCTGGTCAGAAGATGATAAAACGTCAGCCTGAGCTGATGCAAGCCAGCATGGCCGTGATGCAGGAGCAGTCCATGCTGTTAATGCCGAAACTTAAGCAACTGTCGGAAAAACAAAGTAAAGAAAGGATGGCCCGACAACAGGCTAACTGATTTTTGCCTTATCAAGGGGTCATCACCCCTTCTTCTTGGCCCTTGGATGCGCACTGTCATAGACTTTAGCGAGCTGCTGGAAATCCAGGTGGGTGTAAACCTGAGTAGTATTGAGGTTGGCGTGGCCCAATAGTTCCTGTACAGCGCGCAGGTCTGAGCTGGATTCGAGCATATGAGTGGCGAAAGAGTGGCGTAGCATATGCGGGTGTAAATGCTGCGCTAAACCCTGACGTTCAGACCAGAGTTTGACGCGTTGTTGTACTTGCCTGTTGCTGATGCGGTTTTTTTGTTTGCTTAAGAACAGGGCCTCTGGCTCCGAGCCGACGTAAGCACTTCGTACTTTCAGCCAGTCTTTAATGGCTGCGACAGCCATACGGCCTATCGGCAGAATCCGTTGTTTATTACCTTTGCCGCGCACCCGTATTAAAGCTTCGGACCAATCAATATCCTGCAGATTGGCGCTGACCAGTTCGTCCAGCCGTAAACCTGAGGAGTAAAACAACTCCAGAATAGCTTTGTCGCGACAGGCGAGGGCATCTTCGCTGGTGTCAAAATCCAGCAGGTGATTGACCTGGTCGACATCGAGGTTTTTGGGCAAAGGCTTGTCAAACTTGGGCACCTGTAAATAGGCGGCAGGGTTTTCTTTGAGTTTGCCTTGTTGCACCAGATAACGGTAAAAGCTGCGTAACGAAGCTACCCGAAGCGCTAAGCTGCGGGCTTTTAAGCTTTTGCGGCACGACGAGATATGCAATTGCAGCTGGGTTTCTGTCAGCTCGACCCAATGATTTGCTTGTTCTGCCAGCTGACTAGCCATAGCAGAAAGCTGCAATTGGTAGCTGCTAAGCGTTTTGTCGCTGTAACCCCGTTCATGCTTTAAGTAAGCCAGGAAAGCCGACAAGTCGGCTTGCCAATGATCCAGTTCAGCAGGTAATGCCATTTAAATAGCGGCTGGTAAAACGGCCAATACCAGCTTCGCCAGATGGTCCAGAAATAAGGTATCCATGCCTGGCTGGAAATGCTCGTCTGAGTCACTGCCAAAGGCCAGCAGGAACTGTTGGTCTTCCGATAGCTTTAACAGCTGCAAGGAGACGGAGTGAATATGAGGTTCAAACAGCGCTGACATTTCGTCGCGGTTCATCCGGCCAAAATAGTAAGTTTTGCCACTTAAACGGCGCTGCAAGATCAGCTGTAACTGTGCGACCTGATCAGTTTTCTGCTGCAAATCGACCAAGACACAACTTTGCACATGTGGCATTTGGGCGGTAAAAGCCTGAAGTGCTTCTAACAACGCAGTCTGATTGGCAGCTTTTAATAACTTTAAGTGCAGATCGTTCAGTGCATAAAAAATCTGTTCATTCTGGCGGGCTATGCCCATCAGGCGTGTGATATCGTCTTCTAAAGAGCGGATTTTTTCGCGCTGTAATTCCAGCTGACGTTCTACTAAAGACACCACACCGCGCTGTTGGTGTGGTAAACGCAAGCGGCTTACCAGCTCCGGATGTTCAAGAAAAAATTCAGGATGATCATAGAGATAATCCACAATCAGGCTGGCTTCAGCCAGTTCAGGGTTTACCAGTGCTGTATCGAGAGGAAGGTCGCTCATAAGAATAATTGTCCATCAAAAACATGTTCGGCTGGCCCTGTCATTTTGACGGGTTGGCCAGGCCCTTGCCAGCGGATCTGTAAAGAGCCGCCTGGTAAATCTACCCTTACCTGGGTTTGTAATTTTTTCTGCATCTGACCAATCACTGCAGCAGCACAAGCACCTGTGCCGCAAGCCAGAGTTTCACCTGCGCCCCGTTCCCATACTCTTAATTTGACATGAGAAGGCGACAGCACCTGCATAAAACCTATATTGGCGCGTTCAGGGAAACGTTCGTGATTTTCAAACACAGGCCCCCACTGATGCACTGGAGCCGTCTGAATATCATCGACCAGTATCACTGCATGCGGATTACCCATAGACACCACACCACATAAAGTAGTGGCGTCTTCACTGTGCAAAATATAGTTCAGCTCTTGCTTCTGTGCTTTAAAAGGCACTTTAGCCGGATCAAACTGCGGCACGCCCATATTGACCGTAACCTGACCATCTTGCTCTATATATAAAGTGATTTTGCCAGACTTGGTGCTAACCGAAATTTTGTATTTATTGGTAAGACCTTTATGCCGGACAAACTTAGCAAAACAGCGTGCACCATTGCCGCATTGTTCTACTTCAGAACCGTCGGCATTAAAGATACGGTAGTGAAAATCCAAATCCGGATCGTAAGGGGGTTCCACCATCAGCAACTGGTCAAAACCCACACCAAAGTTGCGGTCGGCCAGCTTTTTAATTTGTTCTTTGGTTAAGAACACATTCTGGCTGACGGCGTCTATCACCATAAAGTCATTGCCCAAACCGTGCATTTTTGAGAAATGCACTAAGCTTTGGTTGTTCCGATCTTTAAATTTATTGTCTGGGATCATTCAGGGTACCAACTGTTCACCGCGCCACAGGTCCTGCCATTGTTCACGCTGGCGGACTAAATAGCTGCGGTTACCGTCTACCAGCACTTCTGCGGCTCTGGGTCTGCTGTTGTAGTTGGAACTCATGGTAAAACCATAAGCGCCTGCTGAGCGCACCACCAGTAAATCACCTGGTTCTACTGCTAAAGCGCGGTCTTTACCAAGGAAATCACCGGTTTCACAGACCGGACCTACTACATCGTAAGTCACAGCTGGAATTTCAGGTTTTTGCTGCACAGCAATAATAGATTGCCATGCACTGTAAAGTGCCGGGCGAATTAAGTCATTCATAGCCGCATCAACAATAGCGAAATGCTTTTCCTGACCCGGCTTTAAATATTCCACTTTGGTCAGCAGTACACCGGCGTTGGCCATAATGGCGCGGCCCGGTTCAAAAATCAGTGACAGCTGTGGATATGCCGCCAGTTTTTCTACCACTTTAGCGGCGTATTCAGCAGGATGGGGCGGAGTTTCGCCATCGTAAGGCACACCTAATCCACCGCCTATATCGATATGGCTTAAGTGGATACCCACTGCAGCTAATTTATCGATCAATGCCAGTAACTTATCCAAAGCATCTAAAAACGGCTGGGTTTCGGTCAGTTGTGAGCCAATGTGACAGTCCACACCACAGACTTTTAAATGCGAAGCGGCATCAGCTTGCTGATACATGGCGAGCGCGTCGTTAATGTCGATACCAAACTTATTGGCTTTTAAGCCGGTAGAAATATAAGGATGGGTTTTGGCGTCTATGTCCGGGTTTACCCGAATAGAAATAGGCGCAATGATATTCAGGCGGCTGGCCACTTGCTGAATACGTTCCAGCTCGGGAATAGATTCGACATTAAAACACTTAATGCCGGTTTGCAGCGCAAACTCAATTTCAGTGACCGACTTACCTACACCAGAAAAAACTACTTTTTTAGCGTCGCCACCGGCTTGCAAAACTCGGCGTAACTCACCTTCAGACACTATGTCAAAACCACTGCCAAGGCGGGCTAAAAGGTTTAACAGGGCTATATTGCTATTGGCTTTGACGGCGTAACAAACGAGTAAGTCACGGCTGGGCGCAGCTTCAGCAAAAGCCTTGTAATGGCGCTCTATGGTCGCGCGGGAATAGACATAAGTTGGCGTGCCAAATTCTGCAGCTATATCTGCAAGAGCAACGCCTTCGGCAAATAAGTTCTGATTCTGATAATTAAAGTAATCCACTACTGTTCCTTTGAAACTACTGGCTGATCGGCTGGCGCAGGTTGTTCTGCCGGCGCTTTATTAGGTTGTGGGGTTTGAGGCAATGTCAAAGGACCTTTTTGGCCACAGGCCAGTAACCATTGGCTGAGCAACAGGATGCACACCAGTCTTTGTCGCTTTGTATTCATGGTTTTTATTTCATTAATTATTTTGCGCTCTATAATCGCATCCTTAACAGCAAAAGCAAACAGGTGAAACCGATGAATGACGTAGAATATGACGAACTGACCGATCAGGTACTGCTTGCGGTGGAAGATGCGATAGAAGCATTGGACCTGGATTTAGATTATGAGTCACACGGTGGCTTGTTAAGTATTAGTTTTCCTGAAGGCAGTAAGGTGATTATTAATAAGCAACCTCCACTGCATCAGCTGTGGGTCGCCACTAAATTTAATGGTCACCATTTTGAATTAAAAGACGGTGTCTGGATTGATAACAGAACAGGTGCTGAGTTTTGGGCATTAATTTCCGATGCCTTTAGCAAACAGTCTGGTCAAAACGTAAAGCTTGCCGATAACTCTTGATTGAGATAGCGGGCAGAATAAAGGAATAGAGAGAAACAATGGCGTTACTTCCTTTTGTCGATGTAAAACCCTCAGGTCAGGCCGATGCCGCTGTCGTCTGGTTACATGGTTTAGGTGATTCGGGTGATGGTTTTGCCCCTATAGTGCCAGAATTACGTTTACCAAAAAGTTCTGGTATCCGGTTTTTATTCCCTCATGCGCCTGTGCGTCCTATCACTATCAACGGTGGTATGCAGATGCGCGGTTGGTACGATATTAAAACCTGGGATTTAAACGACAGAGCGGACGAAACCGGTGTCCGTGAATCAGCCACTGCTATTACCGCCTTATTGGATAAACTGATTGAGCAGGGTATCCCAGCCAATCGTATTCTGTTGGCTGGTTTTAGTCAGGGTGGCGTGATTGCCTTACATTTGCTGCCTCGTTTGCCTTATAAACTGGCTGGTGTGATGGCGCTTTCTACTTATATGGCTGTGCCAGGTAAGTTGAAAGAAGAAATGACAGGCGTTAACAAAAGCACAGCTGTGCTGGTGAATCATGGCACTCATGATGAAGTGGTGCCCTATAGCGCAGGTCAGGCAGCTTTTAATGCACTGAAATTTGCCGGTTTTACGGTAAATTGGGCCGAGTACCGTATGGGCCATAGCGTGTGCCCACAACAAATTGCCGATATCAGTCGTTTTATTCAGCAGCAATTACCAGCCCTTTAAAAATGGAACAGTGAAAGTGACAACAGCACAGGAAAAACTGGTGGTTCGGGTCAGTCTGGGCGCTGCTGCGGCAGCTTCCGGCGACTTGCCTGCGCCTATAACAGAGCAACACTGGCATTGGCGTCGAATTGCCGGTGCAGTGTTCACGCTTTGTGCTGCTGCCCTGCTGTTGTATGGCTGGTTACATATAGAGTCGCCTGACGCTGAACTTAACCCTGCGGCTGAAACAGCTCCGGTGGTAAGCACCACTGAATCTATTGAAAGCACCACACCTGAGCTGGTGCTGGAAGTTGTGCCGCAAAACTCTGAACCAGAGCCTTCTCCTGCTCAGGCTGAAATTGCTGCAGCTACAGAAGAAACAGCGCAACCTGCAGCTGCAGCAAATTCAGCTTCAGAGCCGCCTGTTCTGACGACAGAACCGGATTTAATTGTGGCAGATACAGGAGCACCATTATTTAGTGCAGAGACTGGCGTATTAAGACTGGCCTTATTGACCAACGAAACGCCTTCAGCCAAAGCCCGCAGCTTAGGTGAACAGATTGATGCAGCTGCAGTTCCACAGTTGGCGTTGTATTCTGAGGTTCAAGGTTTAAATGGTCAGAGCATAGAACATCTGTGGTATTACGAAGGCAAACTGATGACCCGGATTAAACTGCCGGTCAAACTGGATTACTGGCGTACCTACAGCAGAAAAGAATTCGATGCGGGTCAAATAGGTGAATGGCGGGTAGAAATCCTTGATCCACAACAAAATTTGTTGTTTAGCCATCACTTTCATTACCAATAGCATCCCCTTCGTACTTGAAGCTGCGGCTTAGTTGCCTGCGTGCGCCCCAGTCATATATTTCGATGGATTAACTTTGCTCTCTGGCGTGCATCCGCCTCAATCCATAGACACATAGGACAACTATGCTCCTGGGGTCTTAATCACTTGTCGTCGCGCTACAACTCCAATTACTTTGGGTATATACCCTGATTACTTGCTGCGGCTTCGCCTGCCACTTTGCTTACTTTGGGTATATACTAAGCGGCATTTTCAGGCAGCCTAGCCTTTCTCATTATGTCGCTGCTGCTGTTTTTCGCTGTTTTAAGGAGTACCTATGAACCTTGTCCGCATTGCCACCCGTAAAAGTGCTTTAGCTTTATGGCAAGCCAATTTTGTTAAAGCTGAACTGGAAGCTTCCCACCCGGGTTTACAGGTGGAGCTGGTGCCTATGTCGACTCAGGGCGATAAAATTCTGGATACTCCTTTAGCCAAAATTGGTGGTAAAGGTTTGTTTGTCAAAGAGCTGGA
Protein-coding sequences here:
- a CDS encoding organic hydroperoxide resistance protein, which produces MQVLYKATATSTSGRDGRSVSSDGVLDVKLSTPKELGGAGGAATNPEQLFAAGYSACFLGAIKYVASQQKVLIGNDAKITAEVGIGQIPGGFGLDIELQISLPGVSLEVAQDLVTKAHQVCPYSNATRGNIDVRLVIVS
- a CDS encoding DUF2059 domain-containing protein; its protein translation is MNLKLLSCASVLLCSFVSLAEPAKPETVALFLKVTDAAATLDYAHAQLDQMSEQMVRSQGDAAKDDPLVRKHLQELNQLIRTELSWQQLEQPMIAIYSSVFTEEELQGIIAFYQSDAGQKMIKRQPELMQASMAVMQEQSMLLMPKLKQLSEKQSKERMARQQAN
- the xerC gene encoding tyrosine recombinase XerC — encoded protein: MALPAELDHWQADLSAFLAYLKHERGYSDKTLSSYQLQLSAMASQLAEQANHWVELTETQLQLHISSCRKSLKARSLALRVASLRSFYRYLVQQGKLKENPAAYLQVPKFDKPLPKNLDVDQVNHLLDFDTSEDALACRDKAILELFYSSGLRLDELVSANLQDIDWSEALIRVRGKGNKQRILPIGRMAVAAIKDWLKVRSAYVGSEPEALFLSKQKNRISNRQVQQRVKLWSERQGLAQHLHPHMLRHSFATHMLESSSDLRAVQELLGHANLNTTQVYTHLDFQQLAKVYDSAHPRAKKKG
- a CDS encoding DUF484 family protein; this encodes MSDLPLDTALVNPELAEASLIVDYLYDHPEFFLEHPELVSRLRLPHQQRGVVSLVERQLELQREKIRSLEDDITRLMGIARQNEQIFYALNDLHLKLLKAANQTALLEALQAFTAQMPHVQSCVLVDLQQKTDQVAQLQLILQRRLSGKTYYFGRMNRDEMSALFEPHIHSVSLQLLKLSEDQQFLLAFGSDSDEHFQPGMDTLFLDHLAKLVLAVLPAAI
- the dapF gene encoding diaminopimelate epimerase; its protein translation is MIPDNKFKDRNNQSLVHFSKMHGLGNDFMVIDAVSQNVFLTKEQIKKLADRNFGVGFDQLLMVEPPYDPDLDFHYRIFNADGSEVEQCGNGARCFAKFVRHKGLTNKYKISVSTKSGKITLYIEQDGQVTVNMGVPQFDPAKVPFKAQKQELNYILHSEDATTLCGVVSMGNPHAVILVDDIQTAPVHQWGPVFENHERFPERANIGFMQVLSPSHVKLRVWERGAGETLACGTGACAAAVIGQMQKKLQTQVRVDLPGGSLQIRWQGPGQPVKMTGPAEHVFDGQLFL
- the lysA gene encoding diaminopimelate decarboxylase; this translates as MDYFNYQNQNLFAEGVALADIAAEFGTPTYVYSRATIERHYKAFAEAAPSRDLLVCYAVKANSNIALLNLLARLGSGFDIVSEGELRRVLQAGGDAKKVVFSGVGKSVTEIEFALQTGIKCFNVESIPELERIQQVASRLNIIAPISIRVNPDIDAKTHPYISTGLKANKFGIDINDALAMYQQADAASHLKVCGVDCHIGSQLTETQPFLDALDKLLALIDKLAAVGIHLSHIDIGGGLGVPYDGETPPHPAEYAAKVVEKLAAYPQLSLIFEPGRAIMANAGVLLTKVEYLKPGQEKHFAIVDAAMNDLIRPALYSAWQSIIAVQQKPEIPAVTYDVVGPVCETGDFLGKDRALAVEPGDLLVVRSAGAYGFTMSSNYNSRPRAAEVLVDGNRSYLVRQREQWQDLWRGEQLVP
- the lptM gene encoding LPS translocon maturation chaperone LptM; the protein is MNTKRQRLVCILLLSQWLLACGQKGPLTLPQTPQPNKAPAEQPAPADQPVVSKEQ
- the cyaY gene encoding iron donor protein CyaY: MNDVEYDELTDQVLLAVEDAIEALDLDLDYESHGGLLSISFPEGSKVIINKQPPLHQLWVATKFNGHHFELKDGVWIDNRTGAEFWALISDAFSKQSGQNVKLADNS
- a CDS encoding alpha/beta hydrolase, with translation MALLPFVDVKPSGQADAAVVWLHGLGDSGDGFAPIVPELRLPKSSGIRFLFPHAPVRPITINGGMQMRGWYDIKTWDLNDRADETGVRESATAITALLDKLIEQGIPANRILLAGFSQGGVIALHLLPRLPYKLAGVMALSTYMAVPGKLKEEMTGVNKSTAVLVNHGTHDEVVPYSAGQAAFNALKFAGFTVNWAEYRMGHSVCPQQIADISRFIQQQLPAL
- a CDS encoding DUF2914 domain-containing protein, which codes for MTTAQEKLVVRVSLGAAAAASGDLPAPITEQHWHWRRIAGAVFTLCAAALLLYGWLHIESPDAELNPAAETAPVVSTTESIESTTPELVLEVVPQNSEPEPSPAQAEIAAATEETAQPAAAANSASEPPVLTTEPDLIVADTGAPLFSAETGVLRLALLTNETPSAKARSLGEQIDAAAVPQLALYSEVQGLNGQSIEHLWYYEGKLMTRIKLPVKLDYWRTYSRKEFDAGQIGEWRVEILDPQQNLLFSHHFHYQ